In one window of Oncorhynchus kisutch isolate 150728-3 linkage group LG16, Okis_V2, whole genome shotgun sequence DNA:
- the LOC109878208 gene encoding actin-related protein 3-like, protein MAGRLPACVVDCGTGYTKIGYAGNTEPQFIVPSCIAIKESAKVGDQAQRRMTKGVDDLDFYIGDEAIDKPNYATKWPIRHGIVDDWDLMERFMEQVIFKYLRAEPEDHYFLLTEPPLNTPENREYTAEIMFESFNVPGLYIAVQAVLALAASWTSRQLGERTLTGTVIDSGDGVTHVIPVAEGYVIGSCIKHIPIAGRDITYFTQQLLREREVGIPPEQSLETAKAIKERFSYVCPDLVKEFNKYDTDSSKWIKQYTGINSISKKEFTIDVGYERFLGPEIFFHPEFANPDFTQPISEVVDEVIQNCPIDVRRPLYKNIVLSGGSTMFRDFGRRLQRDLKRTVDGRLKLSEELSGGKLKPKPVDVQVITHHMQRYAVWFGGSMLASTPEFYQVCHTKKDYEEIGPSICRHNPVFGVMS, encoded by the exons ATGGCTGGACGTCTACCGGCTTGTGTAGTTGACTGTGGCACAGG GTACACAAAGATTGGATATGCTGGAAACACAGAGCCACAGTTTATTGTTCCTTCAT GTATTGCCATCAAAGAGTCGGCCAAGGTTGGAGACCAAGCCCAGCGCAGGATGACGAAGGGGGTGGACGATCTGGACTTTTACATCGGTGACGAGGCAATAGACAAACCAAATTATGCAACAAAG TGGCCCATTCGTCATGGGATCGTGGATGACTGGGATCTCATGGAGAGGTTCATGGAACAGGTCATCTTCAAGTATCTGCGGGCAGAGCCCGAAGACCACTACTTCCTCTTG ACAGAGCCTCCTCTGAATACCCCTGAAAACCGAGAGTACACAGCAGAGATTATGTTTGAGTCCTTCAACGTTCCAGGTCTTTACATCGCTGTACAG GCGGTCCTGGCGCTGGCAGCCTCATGGACCTCCAGACAATTGGGCGAGAGGACCCTAACGGGGACGGTGATTGACAGTGGTGACGGGGTCACCCACGTCATCCCAGTG GCAGAAGGCTACGTCATTGGTAGCTGTATAAAGCACATCCCCATCGCTGGTCGAGACATCACCTACTTCACCCAGCAGCTGCTGAGAGAGCGGGAGGTGGGCATCCCACCAGAGCAGTCATTGGAAACAGCCAAAGCCATCAAG GAAAGGTTCAGTTATGTCTGCCCTGACCTGGTGAAAGAGTTCAACAAGTACGATACGGACAGCTCTAAGTGGATCAAGCAGTACACGGGGATCAACTCCATCAGCAAGAAGGAGTTCACCATCGATGTGGGCTACGAGCGCTTCCTCGGCCCTGAGATCTTCTTCCACCCAGAG TTTGCCAACCCCGACTTCACCCAACCCATCTCAGAGGTTGTTGATGAAGTCATTCAGAACTGCCCTATTGACGTCAGACGTCCCCTTTATAAG AACATTGTGCTCTCTGGAGGCTCCACTATGTTCAGAGACTTTGGCCGACGTCTGCAGAGGGACCTGAAAAGGACAGTGGATGGCAGACTGAAACTCAGTGAGGAACTGAGCGGTGGCAAGCTGAAG CCCAAACCCGTCGACGTGCAAGTCATCACTCACCACATGCAGAGATATGCTGTTTGGTTCGGCGGGTCTATGTTGGCATCAACT CCGGAGTTTTACCAAGTGTGCCACACCAAAAAAGACTATGAGGAAATCGGACCGAGCATCTGCCGCCATAATCCTGTCTTCGGGGTCATGTCTTAA